From the Oleiphilus messinensis genome, one window contains:
- a CDS encoding phosphoenolpyruvate carboxykinase (ATP) encodes MVNEYIYQIYGLNVSCSFPWHQHKRSTRPADVTISIISRNSSDDVAPFLNKTNWNQEGINYRVSSNRYYWEFEGIGKFYIENGNCVIIAPDPEVDINSIKTILLGSIFGVLLYQRGQLPLIGSAILHNNRAFLLLGKSAAGKSTLAAALMQRGFSVLSDHLCSIGESASAQIGYPFLQLWQDATQMLQINTSQATPIRPGHNKLQLPIEQNLNSSSFVVGGIYLLTPSSQTQMYLQDLYGFNKFESVRDMRYLGHLCESPEGRFGRHNYLTQLVQSCSVKRLHFERTKKTINQVVEMLARDIKNKNLV; translated from the coding sequence ATGGTAAACGAATATATCTATCAAATTTATGGTCTCAATGTGTCATGTTCGTTCCCCTGGCACCAGCACAAACGAAGCACTCGTCCGGCAGATGTCACCATATCAATAATCTCTCGAAATTCATCTGATGATGTAGCACCGTTTTTGAATAAAACTAATTGGAATCAGGAAGGGATTAACTATAGGGTTTCATCAAATAGATACTACTGGGAGTTTGAAGGCATCGGCAAATTCTACATTGAAAATGGTAACTGCGTGATCATTGCACCTGATCCCGAAGTTGATATTAATAGTATCAAAACGATACTTTTAGGCTCCATTTTCGGCGTATTGCTTTATCAAAGAGGTCAGCTCCCTTTAATCGGAAGTGCAATCCTCCATAATAACCGGGCCTTTTTACTATTGGGCAAATCAGCTGCCGGTAAATCAACTTTAGCTGCTGCTCTCATGCAACGTGGATTTTCAGTACTTTCTGACCATCTGTGTAGCATTGGCGAATCCGCTTCTGCGCAAATCGGATACCCCTTTCTTCAATTATGGCAAGATGCGACACAAATGCTGCAAATAAACACGAGTCAGGCAACCCCAATTCGACCAGGGCACAACAAACTTCAACTCCCGATTGAGCAAAACCTTAACAGCAGCTCATTTGTCGTCGGGGGAATCTATTTATTGACACCTTCGAGCCAAACGCAAATGTACCTCCAGGATTTATACGGCTTCAATAAGTTTGAATCCGTTCGAGATATGCGTTATCTGGGGCACCTGTGTGAAAGTCCTGAGGGACGATTCGGCAGACACAACTATTTAACTCAACTCGTGCAATCTTGTTCCGTCAAACGACTTCATTTTGAAAGAACGAAAAAAACAATCAATCAAGTTGTAGAAATGCTAGCACGTGATATCAAAAATAAGAATCTGGTCTAA
- a CDS encoding NnrS family protein, with amino-acid sequence MLQWKSNFNGLRVADTPFFSLGFRPFFWFGALCAALLVPVWLYHFVHGAPLSIEVMPTLYWHAHEMLFGFVVAIIAGFLLTAVPNWTGTKPVSGLPLLLLWLLWLLARLLPFGLPESWSLLWVVVDLAFIPALAWLIARPILETKNTRNLQFIPILAILMLCNLASHIADNALSGIHSGIMVVVLIMTVVGGRVIPFFTQRGQPGTSPQVIRWLEWAVLISTAASVLAVVLNGVLNSGMLIVTCAIVAATFHMLRWLCWKPWQVMATPLLWSLFLGYVWIPIGLLFLAFSQLWPSIAPSIGYHGLAVGAMGGLIIAMIARVSLGHTGRPLQPSGWMIAAFVCIQFAALIRVWFPAFGVYSAWMYTAVGLFWVVVFASFVAQYAGMLFRTRLP; translated from the coding sequence ATGCTGCAATGGAAATCTAATTTCAACGGACTCCGTGTCGCTGACACGCCATTCTTTTCCCTGGGCTTTCGTCCATTTTTCTGGTTTGGTGCTTTGTGCGCTGCCCTGTTGGTTCCGGTTTGGCTTTACCATTTTGTTCACGGTGCTCCGCTTTCAATCGAGGTGATGCCGACGCTGTATTGGCATGCCCATGAAATGTTGTTTGGATTTGTGGTGGCAATTATTGCCGGTTTTCTGCTTACAGCCGTGCCGAACTGGACCGGTACCAAGCCGGTATCCGGCTTGCCGTTATTGTTGCTCTGGCTGCTTTGGTTGCTCGCCCGGCTGTTACCGTTCGGGTTACCGGAGTCCTGGTCTTTACTGTGGGTTGTTGTTGATCTGGCGTTTATTCCGGCTCTGGCGTGGCTTATTGCACGGCCGATTCTTGAAACAAAAAACACCCGGAACCTGCAGTTTATACCGATACTGGCGATACTGATGCTGTGTAACCTGGCCAGCCATATTGCGGATAATGCGCTTTCGGGTATTCACAGTGGAATTATGGTTGTGGTGCTGATCATGACCGTGGTCGGGGGCAGGGTGATCCCGTTTTTCACCCAGCGGGGCCAGCCGGGCACTTCACCACAGGTTATTCGCTGGCTGGAATGGGCGGTGTTGATCAGTACCGCAGCCAGTGTTTTGGCCGTGGTGCTGAATGGCGTGCTGAATAGTGGCATGTTAATAGTGACTTGTGCCATTGTTGCCGCCACGTTTCATATGCTCCGCTGGTTATGCTGGAAGCCCTGGCAGGTGATGGCAACGCCGTTGTTATGGAGTTTGTTTTTGGGCTATGTCTGGATACCCATCGGCTTGCTGTTTCTGGCGTTCAGTCAGTTGTGGCCAAGCATCGCGCCCTCTATCGGTTACCACGGGCTGGCAGTGGGGGCCATGGGGGGCTTGATCATCGCGATGATTGCCCGTGTTTCTCTGGGCCATACCGGTCGGCCATTACAGCCATCTGGCTGGATGATCGCCGCATTTGTGTGTATTCAGTTTGCGGCGTTGATTCGGGTCTGGTTTCCGGCATTCGGCGTCTACAGTGCGTGGATGTATACCGCGGTGGGGCTATTCTGGGTTGTCGTCTTTGCCAGCTTTGTGGCGCAATATGCGGGTATGTTATTTCGAACCCGACTGCCATGA
- a CDS encoding sulfotransferase domain-containing protein encodes MSQNNLIWIASYPKSGNTWFRLLLTQLLSVSRNALPSENRASLNLNDIYVDQISSSRQLFENYLNVTSSDLFPNEIEGLRPQVFRRMSAESDRLVYLKTHEAYTLTSKQEPLFPPDATKCAIYLVRNPLDISVSYAHHFSCSIDESIAALNDKNHGLAQDPMHLYFQLPQKLLSWSEHVRSWLETKKIRVLVVRYEDLKLNPVSTLMEVVDFLKLPSTGENIRFAIKQCEFEKLKAQEQKSGFSEKLSGDVNFFRSGRMGEWREVLSPGQVSRLVETHRTIMTKLHYLDSQGNPF; translated from the coding sequence ATGAGTCAAAACAATCTTATTTGGATTGCATCCTATCCAAAGTCCGGAAATACGTGGTTCAGGCTTCTACTCACACAATTACTCTCCGTTTCACGGAACGCATTACCTTCTGAAAACAGGGCCTCTCTGAACTTGAATGATATTTATGTGGATCAGATATCAAGTTCTCGTCAGCTCTTCGAAAATTATTTGAACGTAACTTCATCTGATCTTTTTCCAAACGAAATTGAAGGCTTGCGCCCTCAAGTATTCCGCAGAATGTCTGCCGAATCTGACCGTTTGGTATATCTAAAAACCCACGAAGCGTACACCCTCACCTCAAAACAAGAGCCGCTATTCCCACCTGATGCTACAAAATGTGCGATCTACCTGGTAAGAAACCCCTTAGATATTTCAGTCTCTTATGCGCATCATTTTTCATGCAGTATTGATGAAAGTATTGCTGCTCTTAACGACAAAAACCATGGCCTGGCTCAGGATCCAATGCACTTGTATTTTCAGCTTCCTCAAAAATTACTATCGTGGAGTGAACATGTACGCAGCTGGCTCGAGACTAAAAAGATACGGGTATTGGTGGTTCGATACGAAGATCTTAAACTAAATCCTGTGTCCACCCTCATGGAAGTCGTCGATTTTCTCAAGCTGCCAAGTACTGGCGAGAATATACGATTCGCGATCAAACAGTGTGAATTTGAAAAATTGAAAGCCCAGGAACAGAAATCAGGATTCTCTGAGAAGCTGAGCGGTGATGTGAATTTTTTCCGAAGCGGTAGAATGGGCGAATGGCGGGAAGTGTTGTCCCCCGGACAAGTATCCCGGCTTGTTGAGACACATCGAACAATAATGACGAAACTACATTACCTGGATAGTCAAGGAAACCCCTTCTGA
- a CDS encoding JmjC domain-containing protein gives MTDLIGNPKWQPLLEEHWLKTPFHLKAPFEGSLFEPHWFLELLVKAKQTLTKNEPCKLLLFDTNGQCLDGRNKGSRLFTGLEDLLPTCADKDISCYFNQLAANPRFHNFGFFLREPQFLHEQIWLRLKDIARFLFNYIPIPRENLGSDVFLGNYRQTPFGAHKDNLDNFLFMVTGKKTLYLWEGHLKFEELTADNATAYELEAGDLLYWPSTYWHVGKNFDNQPSISINLDYYDSKAASWETSEFMNSVGDISKMVSALFISPHQKEYFHNNVSSSNEIHLEERLAIINAAKQKLMTSLDSDLLEKQYKKAALQRQSAMYFRDPCQMRDQDLLESKSHLKKLSSDPILYQCEGSEVLVACNGFSKYFLNVPSVLSLINSFNNAKIGDSLALPVTHANVAHSNSRVEKALIEELLQFLYQTRAL, from the coding sequence ATGACCGATCTCATTGGTAACCCGAAGTGGCAGCCGTTACTTGAAGAGCACTGGCTTAAAACACCGTTTCATCTTAAAGCGCCATTTGAGGGATCCTTATTCGAGCCCCACTGGTTTTTGGAATTGTTAGTTAAAGCCAAACAAACCTTAACCAAAAATGAGCCCTGTAAATTACTGCTTTTTGATACAAACGGACAGTGTCTTGATGGCAGGAACAAGGGAAGTCGGCTTTTCACCGGACTGGAAGATTTGTTGCCTACCTGCGCCGATAAAGATATCTCTTGTTATTTTAATCAACTGGCTGCTAATCCCCGATTCCATAACTTTGGATTCTTTTTAAGAGAGCCTCAGTTTTTGCATGAGCAGATCTGGTTAAGGCTTAAAGATATTGCTCGATTTCTGTTTAATTACATTCCCATTCCTCGAGAGAACCTGGGCTCCGATGTATTTCTCGGAAATTATCGGCAAACGCCTTTTGGTGCTCATAAAGATAACCTAGATAATTTTTTATTTATGGTGACCGGGAAAAAGACGCTTTATCTGTGGGAAGGTCATTTAAAGTTTGAGGAACTGACAGCGGACAATGCCACAGCTTATGAATTGGAAGCGGGAGACCTCTTGTATTGGCCGAGCACCTATTGGCACGTTGGTAAAAATTTTGATAATCAACCTTCGATCTCAATTAATCTAGATTACTACGATTCTAAAGCCGCGTCTTGGGAAACTTCCGAGTTTATGAATTCGGTGGGAGATATTTCGAAAATGGTGTCCGCACTGTTTATCTCGCCCCATCAAAAAGAATACTTCCATAACAATGTAAGTTCATCGAATGAAATTCATTTGGAAGAGCGACTGGCAATTATTAACGCAGCCAAACAAAAACTCATGACCAGTCTCGATAGCGATTTGCTGGAAAAACAGTATAAAAAAGCCGCGCTACAACGCCAGTCCGCGATGTATTTTCGTGATCCTTGCCAAATGCGTGATCAGGATCTTCTTGAGTCAAAAAGTCATCTGAAAAAGTTATCCTCCGATCCCATTTTGTATCAATGTGAAGGATCAGAAGTATTGGTCGCTTGTAATGGGTTTTCGAAATACTTTTTAAATGTGCCCTCTGTCTTGAGCCTGATCAACAGCTTCAATAATGCGAAAATTGGAGACTCATTGGCTCTGCCTGTGACTCACGCCAATGTCGCTCACAGTAATAGCCGTGTGGAAAAGGCCCTAATTGAAGAACTGTTACAGTTTCTATATCAAACAAGGGCCCTTTAG
- a CDS encoding DUF294 nucleotidyltransferase-like domain-containing protein produces the protein MTVEMLEIQNFLARFPPFDELPESALHQAASQVEISYFRSGSEVLKYGDEIHDLYIVRSGAVEVYRRNGELYNRLEEGDLFGQIGLLMQNRVRFPVKAIEDTLVYCLPESLFTEYCEQYEHFSDFVEVEDTSRLRHAVQASADSHSLATVRIASILTREPTLATADTTVQQVARKMVAEQVSYALITASESEQPIGGKGAQGLSLLGMITEHDLSERVIADGRPLSTPISEVMSTEIETLDANAYVYEAMMLMLRHNTHHLPIVNKGKPVGVLEMTDIVRYESQNSLLIVNSILQQQSQDDLAKLADQVHDCFVRMVQEDANSHMIGSAMAIIGRTFKQRLLELAEEALGSPPIPYCFLALGSMARDEQLVVTDQDNALILDETFQTEQHGDYFEALANWVCDGLNRCGYPYCAGQIMATNPQWRKTLQEWKTCFAQWIDHPDPQALLNSSIFFDLDGVWGHTHWADQLNAFIVERARRNKRFLACLARNALNRTPPLGFFKDFVMEKDGRHNNSINLKRRGTAPLADVIRVHSLAAGSVARNSFERLDDIIDAGILPEGRGPDLRDAMEFISMVRIRHQASDLIAGRVADNNIEPENLSAFERRNLKDAFQVLSQAQNFLKFRYQGNGPLK, from the coding sequence GTGACTGTTGAAATGCTCGAAATACAGAATTTTCTGGCACGTTTCCCACCCTTTGATGAGCTACCCGAAAGTGCGCTGCATCAGGCCGCCAGTCAGGTCGAAATCAGTTATTTCCGTTCAGGTAGTGAAGTACTGAAATACGGCGATGAAATACACGATTTGTACATCGTCCGCAGCGGGGCGGTGGAAGTATATCGGCGCAACGGTGAGCTTTACAATCGACTTGAAGAAGGTGACCTGTTCGGTCAAATCGGATTGTTGATGCAAAACCGGGTACGCTTTCCCGTCAAAGCCATTGAAGATACGTTAGTCTACTGCCTGCCCGAGTCCCTTTTTACAGAATACTGTGAACAGTACGAGCACTTTTCCGACTTTGTTGAAGTTGAGGATACCAGTCGACTGCGCCATGCGGTGCAAGCGAGTGCTGACAGTCATTCCCTCGCCACGGTTCGCATTGCGTCCATACTCACCCGCGAACCGACATTGGCGACGGCTGATACCACCGTGCAGCAAGTCGCGCGCAAGATGGTGGCCGAACAGGTCTCGTATGCCCTGATTACCGCGTCAGAATCCGAGCAGCCGATTGGTGGCAAGGGGGCGCAAGGTCTGTCGTTGTTAGGGATGATCACAGAGCATGATCTGAGTGAACGGGTCATTGCGGACGGGCGTCCGTTGTCTACGCCGATTTCCGAGGTCATGTCCACGGAGATTGAAACCCTGGATGCCAATGCTTACGTTTATGAAGCGATGATGTTGATGCTCAGGCACAATACTCATCATCTGCCGATTGTTAACAAAGGCAAGCCCGTCGGGGTATTGGAAATGACGGATATTGTCCGCTATGAATCTCAAAACAGCTTACTGATCGTTAACAGCATTTTGCAGCAACAGTCCCAGGATGACTTGGCAAAGCTTGCTGATCAGGTTCATGACTGTTTTGTGCGCATGGTTCAGGAAGATGCCAATTCCCATATGATTGGCAGTGCCATGGCCATTATCGGGCGGACTTTTAAACAGCGCCTGCTGGAATTAGCCGAAGAAGCGCTGGGATCCCCTCCGATTCCCTATTGTTTTCTTGCGTTGGGGTCGATGGCCCGGGATGAGCAGTTGGTGGTTACGGATCAGGATAACGCACTGATTCTGGATGAAACTTTTCAAACCGAACAACATGGTGACTACTTCGAAGCCTTGGCCAACTGGGTCTGCGATGGTTTAAACCGCTGTGGTTATCCGTATTGTGCTGGCCAAATCATGGCAACCAACCCGCAATGGCGCAAAACGTTGCAAGAATGGAAAACCTGTTTTGCACAATGGATTGATCATCCGGATCCGCAAGCACTGTTAAATAGCTCGATCTTTTTCGATCTTGATGGTGTCTGGGGACATACACACTGGGCCGATCAACTGAATGCGTTTATTGTTGAGCGTGCGCGCAGGAACAAGCGTTTTCTGGCTTGTCTGGCCCGTAACGCCTTGAACCGGACGCCTCCCCTTGGCTTTTTCAAAGACTTCGTGATGGAAAAAGATGGCCGCCATAATAATTCCATTAACCTGAAACGGCGTGGTACAGCGCCCTTGGCAGATGTGATTCGCGTTCACAGTCTGGCCGCGGGATCCGTGGCCCGAAATTCATTCGAACGTCTGGATGACATTATTGATGCGGGCATACTGCCCGAAGGGCGCGGGCCGGATTTACGGGATGCCATGGAATTTATCTCGATGGTTCGAATTCGTCATCAAGCGTCTGATCTTATCGCCGGGCGTGTCGCGGATAACAATATTGAGCCGGAGAATTTGTCTGCGTTTGAGCGACGCAATTTGAAGGATGCCTTTCAGGTTCTGAGCCAGGCACAGAATTTCCTGAAGTTTCGTTATCAAGGTAACGGACCGTTGAAATGA
- a CDS encoding 2OG-Fe(II) oxygenase, whose translation MSQLDTLIEKMYSIDMMEKVNNRAYPLLQKRMQANPDDLDTLYLIAEQHRMQGRLDEAKNHYKKILELFPMHRHATITLNALCGRQSDQVQQPLPVPFILRKAVLPLELHSQFLEFTATHSHQFQSMKGGNFQLSLNKHPEVQQRFLNSIGLEYQHQIFKIVEQAAESLVGMSCDFREAPINYHFLNYPDQSGFGCHQDAKQGGVLNFTYCFYQEPKSFEGGELVLHDTFYSARDAYNDPKLGNNFTKVALPNNSLIVFPSSCYHQVRPIQSECTSFTQHRFSLVGVIKLKR comes from the coding sequence ATGTCTCAACTCGATACGCTAATTGAAAAAATGTATTCGATCGACATGATGGAGAAAGTTAATAATAGAGCCTATCCATTACTACAAAAGCGTATGCAGGCTAATCCAGACGACTTGGATACGTTGTATTTGATTGCAGAACAACATCGTATGCAAGGCAGGCTGGACGAGGCCAAAAACCATTATAAGAAGATCCTTGAGTTGTTCCCGATGCACCGCCATGCGACAATCACACTTAACGCCTTATGTGGCAGGCAGTCGGATCAGGTTCAGCAGCCCCTCCCAGTGCCATTTATCTTGCGAAAAGCAGTATTACCACTAGAACTTCACTCACAATTCCTAGAATTCACAGCCACTCATTCTCACCAGTTTCAATCCATGAAAGGGGGAAATTTTCAACTGTCCCTCAATAAACATCCTGAAGTTCAACAGCGATTTTTAAACTCGATTGGATTGGAGTATCAACACCAAATTTTCAAAATTGTAGAACAGGCTGCTGAATCATTGGTAGGCATGAGTTGTGACTTTCGAGAGGCTCCTATCAATTATCATTTTCTGAACTATCCTGATCAATCAGGTTTTGGGTGCCATCAAGATGCAAAACAAGGGGGAGTACTAAACTTTACCTATTGTTTTTACCAAGAACCTAAATCTTTTGAGGGTGGTGAATTAGTGTTGCATGATACATTCTATTCAGCCCGGGATGCTTATAATGACCCGAAACTCGGTAATAATTTTACCAAAGTGGCCTTGCCCAATAATTCATTGATCGTGTTTCCAAGCTCATGCTACCATCAGGTTCGTCCAATCCAGTCAGAATGTACTTCCTTTACCCAGCATCGCTTCTCTTTGGTGGGTGTGATAAAGCTAAAAAGATAA
- a CDS encoding sugar-transfer associated ATP-grasp domain-containing protein, which yields MLTLIPSASNLFSYSVVFLKIEKNYIMLRTLIRLKRRVGLHIKPKTLFSLRFFSKNISSTTLLHKAVFMQSWRCGTKDVRFWIQLLSWINWFAFLSWFEIVRHFIINARNVSREYHIPLWKQFSELVYVALYYGIPPEEYYLFSLFQSIADIEDYVYCCERKVWHDTFQLQRAISGFERPISGLERSISANNDSIELLRDKARFSEEIRRCGVITTPTLVFLASGASDLSPLFQQKSLFLKPVSGSRAQNCFKLTFDSSSEDYELEHYQRDNSHAYYGKPEIQAFVQKLVMGEPYIVQPLLVNHPWFDCVATSELCVFRIITANDSGRVELVAGVLEITGPDGVKQNYNVNIDTGTISVSHVDCTVPDWIGICESCMKAHAQLSDLLTIGWDLALTPEGVVLLEGNYSWATFPIQATLQQPLLQTELASFYQKRLKQQSV from the coding sequence ATGTTGACCTTAATTCCCAGCGCATCTAATCTCTTCAGTTATTCCGTTGTCTTTCTGAAAATCGAAAAAAATTACATCATGCTTCGAACGTTAATTCGTCTTAAGCGGAGAGTTGGCTTACACATCAAACCCAAAACGCTTTTTTCATTGCGCTTTTTTTCCAAGAACATCAGCTCGACCACGCTACTTCACAAAGCCGTTTTTATGCAAAGTTGGCGTTGCGGCACCAAAGACGTAAGGTTTTGGATTCAATTGCTGTCTTGGATTAACTGGTTTGCCTTTCTATCCTGGTTCGAGATTGTCAGGCATTTCATTATTAATGCTCGAAACGTTTCCCGGGAGTACCATATCCCTTTATGGAAACAATTTAGTGAGCTAGTATACGTTGCTCTATATTATGGTATTCCACCGGAAGAATACTACCTGTTTTCGCTATTCCAATCCATTGCAGATATAGAGGATTATGTCTACTGTTGTGAGCGAAAAGTATGGCATGACACTTTTCAATTACAGAGAGCCATCAGCGGATTTGAACGACCCATCAGCGGACTTGAACGGAGCATCAGCGCAAACAATGACTCAATTGAGTTACTCAGAGATAAGGCGCGCTTTTCTGAAGAAATTAGGCGTTGTGGTGTGATAACCACACCTACGCTAGTGTTTTTGGCTTCCGGAGCATCTGATTTATCACCACTGTTCCAGCAAAAATCGCTCTTTCTAAAGCCTGTCAGCGGAAGTCGTGCTCAAAACTGCTTTAAACTCACTTTTGACTCATCCAGTGAAGATTATGAACTTGAGCACTATCAACGGGATAATTCACACGCCTATTATGGAAAGCCTGAGATACAGGCGTTTGTGCAAAAACTTGTAATGGGAGAACCCTATATTGTACAACCTCTTTTGGTAAACCATCCTTGGTTTGATTGTGTGGCAACGTCAGAGCTCTGTGTATTTCGTATCATCACAGCGAATGATTCAGGCAGGGTAGAATTAGTAGCTGGAGTACTGGAAATAACCGGGCCAGACGGGGTGAAGCAAAATTACAACGTCAATATAGATACGGGGACAATTTCAGTGAGCCACGTTGATTGCACGGTTCCTGATTGGATTGGTATATGCGAAAGCTGTATGAAAGCACACGCACAACTATCGGATTTGCTGACAATCGGTTGGGACCTAGCCTTGACTCCCGAGGGAGTAGTATTGCTCGAAGGGAATTACAGTTGGGCAACATTTCCGATACAAGCGACCCTCCAACAACCCTTGCTTCAAACGGAGCTTGCTTCCTTCTATCAAAAAAGACTGAAGCAACAATCGGTATAA
- the rmuC gene encoding DNA recombination protein RmuC: MTSDFIIAYPALTLLAVAIFSGLLAFIVTYMRFNRRIGQQETSLSLTQSELAAAIAEQRALETRYQEKVQTLHEAEIAASRLQAQVQAQQEKYQDCTGQLQRAEAQYQEARQVLESLTSEKHQIDTVRQTTQTELQENLKYQQTLQTRLDELADQLREARAQLDQQKLENATLDKRARAVEVKAEETELKYQDVRTQYTGVQEKLDGLQERFNTVLSEYTELKTSLDERDKSHQQQLLQHAENKKSLAQEFENLANKIFEEKGKTFTDTSKASLDGLLKPFREQIDGFQKRINHIHDASLKGNTELNAEIKKVLEIGLKMSDEASNLTSALKGDSQQRGAWGEAQLKRTLEMSGLIEDAHYETQSAFKDLDGKQKQTDYLIKLPDNKHIIIDSKVSLVAYDKAVSADSPEAQSLAMSEHVKAVKRHIDDLASKDYTNLIGMRSPSFVLMFMPIEPAYIDALKSNKDLFSYGYEKSIVLVSHTTLIPILRTVANLWMMERSNAEAREISEKAGEIYNQVCVVAERLQKLGGTLNTVSNHYNNTVKALVGQQGLHGKVERFSQLSSKVSKAMPALEATHLDFETERLSLAAEPIAELVPDDEVDAGSTHPAIENQVTPVAGLTEPD; this comes from the coding sequence ATGACGAGTGACTTTATTATCGCCTATCCAGCGCTGACATTACTGGCTGTTGCCATATTCTCTGGCTTGCTGGCTTTTATTGTGACCTACATGCGTTTTAATCGGCGAATCGGGCAGCAGGAAACGTCATTGAGTTTGACTCAGAGCGAACTTGCAGCGGCCATCGCTGAGCAACGGGCGCTGGAAACCCGGTATCAAGAAAAAGTACAAACCCTGCACGAAGCGGAAATTGCAGCCAGTCGCTTGCAAGCTCAGGTTCAGGCTCAACAGGAGAAGTATCAGGATTGCACAGGCCAGTTGCAACGGGCAGAAGCGCAGTACCAGGAGGCGCGACAGGTGTTAGAGTCGCTCACTTCAGAAAAGCACCAGATTGATACCGTTCGACAAACCACGCAAACGGAACTTCAGGAGAACCTGAAATATCAACAGACATTACAAACACGTCTGGATGAGTTGGCTGATCAATTGCGTGAGGCGCGAGCGCAACTGGACCAGCAAAAACTGGAAAATGCCACGTTGGATAAACGGGCTCGGGCCGTTGAAGTGAAAGCGGAGGAAACCGAGCTCAAATATCAGGACGTCCGAACACAGTATACCGGGGTACAGGAAAAACTGGATGGATTACAGGAACGTTTTAACACCGTGCTCTCGGAATACACCGAGCTGAAAACCAGTCTGGATGAACGGGATAAAAGTCACCAACAGCAACTGCTGCAACACGCCGAGAACAAGAAATCCCTCGCCCAGGAATTTGAAAATCTGGCAAACAAGATATTTGAAGAGAAAGGCAAAACTTTCACCGATACCAGCAAGGCCAGTCTGGATGGCTTGCTCAAGCCTTTCCGTGAACAGATTGATGGCTTCCAGAAACGAATCAATCACATTCATGATGCCTCGTTAAAAGGTAATACCGAGCTCAATGCCGAGATTAAAAAAGTGCTCGAGATTGGCCTGAAAATGAGCGATGAAGCCAGTAATCTGACCTCGGCCCTCAAAGGTGATTCCCAGCAGCGTGGTGCATGGGGTGAAGCGCAGTTGAAACGCACGCTGGAAATGAGTGGATTGATTGAAGATGCACACTATGAAACGCAAAGTGCTTTCAAGGACCTTGATGGCAAGCAGAAACAAACGGATTACTTGATCAAACTGCCTGATAACAAACACATTATCATTGACAGTAAAGTGTCACTGGTCGCCTACGATAAAGCGGTATCGGCGGACTCGCCGGAAGCACAGTCATTGGCCATGAGTGAACATGTTAAAGCCGTCAAGCGCCACATAGATGATCTCGCGTCTAAAGATTACACCAATCTGATTGGCATGCGCAGTCCCAGTTTTGTCTTAATGTTCATGCCCATTGAACCGGCGTACATCGATGCCTTGAAGAGCAATAAAGACTTGTTCAGTTATGGTTACGAGAAAAGCATTGTATTGGTCTCACACACAACGCTGATACCGATTCTGCGTACGGTAGCCAACCTCTGGATGATGGAGCGCAGCAATGCAGAGGCCCGGGAGATCAGCGAAAAAGCCGGTGAAATTTACAATCAGGTTTGTGTGGTGGCTGAACGTTTGCAAAAGTTGGGTGGAACGCTCAATACCGTCAGCAATCACTACAACAATACCGTGAAAGCGCTTGTTGGCCAGCAAGGTTTACATGGCAAGGTGGAGCGCTTCAGTCAGTTATCCAGCAAGGTCAGCAAAGCCATGCCGGCGCTTGAGGCAACCCATCTTGATTTTGAAACCGAGCGCCTGTCTCTGGCGGCTGAGCCCATTGCTGAACTGGTTCCGGATGATGAGGTGGATGCCGGTTCGACACACCCGGCAATCGAAAATCAGGTTACCCCGGTTGCAGGCCTGACAGAGCCTGACTAG